The [Clostridium] colinum genome includes the window CCGCAAAAAAAGCTATCTCTTATCTAGATGCAACTTCATTACCATCTAAAAACTATAATATAATTTTTGAAAATGAATGTTTTAGTGATTTATTGTCTTGCTTTTTAGGTAACTTTTATGCCGAAAATGTTCAAAAAGGCTTTTCTCTATTAAAAAATAAATTAAATCAAAAAATTGCAAATGATAAAATAACTATTTTAGACGAACCTTTAATGGAAAATGGATATAGTTCTAGTAGCTTTGATTCTGAAGGTGTTGCTTGTTATAATAAAACTATTGTAGAAAATGGCGTATTAAAAACTTACCTATATAATTTAAAAACAGCTAAAAAAGATGGTGTAAAATCTACTGGTAATGGCTTTAAAAATGGTTATAAAGGTAAAGTTTCTATATCTACTACAAACTTTTATATAAAAAATGGTGATAAACCTTTAGATACCTTACTAGAAGACTTAAAAGATGGTATATATATTACAGAAATATCTGGCTTACATGCTGGGGTTAATAGTATATCTGGTGATTTTTCTATTTTATCTAATGGATATTTAATAGAAAATGGTAAAAAAGTAAAATCTGTAGAACAAATAACAGTAGCTGGTAACTTTTATGATATGCTTCTTAACATAAAAGACATAGCTAACGATTTAAAATTTACTTTAAATGGGGTAGGCTCTCCTAGCATATTTGTAGGCACACTTAGTGTATCTGGAGAATAATTCTTTTAATTATATTAAAATTTTATAGTATAAAACTAAAAAGATAAGATAGTGCAATGGCACTATCTTATCTTTTTAGTTAATAAATTTATATATCCCATAATCAACTTATATAAAATTTCTTTCTCATTTTTAGTAAAGATAGGTATATATTCTTTACTAGACTTATTAATTGATGGTAAATTTTCTCCATAAAATAATTTATCATATATTTTATCATACACTTTATCTTCATTAATTGAAATATTAAGATTTTTTAAAATATCAATCATAATATTCCAAAAATCTAATATATTTGTTGTGTTAATTATACCATTTTCTAACTCTAATTTTATTAAATCTATATCATAAAAAACAATATCTACATTATCTATATCGTTTGTAGTATGATTTTTAATAAATATTTTTATACTATCTAAGGAATCAAAAAATTTTATATTACTTTTGTAAATAACTATTTTTTCTACATCATCTTTATCTCTATACCATATAAAATATTTTTATTTATTATTTATTTTAAATTTTATGATATTTAAATCATTTAATTTCATAAATTTTCAACTCACTTAATTTTATAAATTTAGTTCTTGTATGTTAATAAATTATATATATAGATAAACTTTTTAATTTATATCATATATATTAATATTTAAATATTTATTTTTTATTATAGTTTATAATATATTTTATATTATATCATATTTATTATAAAACTTTTATATATAATATGTATTTGACACTTAAAAAAAATTATTTTAAAATTATTAAAAAAATGTATTGACTTTTAAAAATAATCTGTTATAATTAATAATAGTTATTAGTTAATAACATTTGTTTTTAGTTTGTATATTAGAATTATGATTTAATTATTATTTAAGGAGGATTTTATTATGAAAAAATTTGTTTGTACTATTTGCGGTTATGTTCACGAAGGTAACGAGGCTCCAGAAATGTGCCCTACTTGTAAAGCACCTGCTTCTAAATTTAAAGAGCAAGCTGCTGGCGAATTATCTTGGGCTTGTGAACACGTTGTTGGTGTAGCTCAAGGTTGTCCAGAAGAAATTATGGAAGGCCTTAAAATGAACTTTGAAGGCGAATGTTGTGAAGTTGGTATGTATCTTGCTATGTCAAGAGTTGCTCATAGAGAAGGTTATCCAGAAATCGGTATGTACTATCAACAAGCTGCATTTGAAGAAGCTGAACATGCTGCTAAATTTGCAGAATTAATTGGTGAAGTTGTAACAGATTCTACTAAGAAAAACTTAGAACTTCGTGTTGCTGCTGAAAATGGTGCTACTGCTGGTAAATTTGAACTTGCTAAAAAAGCTAAAGAATTTAATCTTGATGCTATCCATGATACAGTACACGAAATGGCTAAAGATGAAGCTAGACACGGTAGAGCTTTTGAAGGTTTATTAAACAGATATTTCAATAAGTAATTAAAGATTATAACAAAAATCCTACTTAATTTTCATTAAGTAGGATTTTTTATTTTTTCAACTTTATAATACCGTTATAGCCAATTTTAAAACACTTGACTAATATCACCAGTATTTTTAATAAGGGCTAAAAAGCCCTTATTAAATCACAAATTTATACACAACATTATAATATATATTTATACTTAAAATATATTAATTGTTAAAATAATAACATTTTAAAATTTAAATATATTAAAATTATTAGCCTGTTTTAAGCTCAAGTCTTAATCTATCGGCTATAAGTGCTATAAACTCACTATTTGTAGGTTTCCCTTTATGGTTATTTATTGTATATCCAAAAAGACTATCTATAGCATCTATTCTACCTCTGCTCCAAGCTACTTCTATAGCGTGTCTTATTGCTCTTTCTACTCTACTAGGAGTAGTGTTACATTTTTTAGCTATAGATGGATATAATTCTTTTGTTATATAATTTAAAACATCTATATCACCTATTGCCATTATAATTGCTTCTCTCATATAATGATAACCTCTAATATGAGCTGGCACTCCTATTTCGTGTAAAATATTTGTAACTCTAGTTTCTAAATCTAAACTATTACAATTTATACCTATTTTATTCTCTTTTTTGCTATAGTTAGTATTTTCTTTTACTTCTTTTATCCTAGATACTAATAATTCCATATCAAAAGGCTTTGCTATATAATGTTTTGCTCCAAGAAAAAATGCTCTTTGAGTAACTCTTTCTTGTGTTACTGCTGTCAACATAATACACATAGTCTTTAAATCTTTTATATTTTGTAACTTTTCTAAAACACCAATTCCATCAAGATGAGGCATAACTTCATCTAATAAAACTACATCTGGTTTTAATTCTAATATTTTATTATATGCTTGTAAACCATCAAAGGCAACATCTATAACTTCTATATCTGGTTGTTTGTCTAAATAATTTTTTAAAATATCACAAAAATCTTTATTATCATCGGCTATTAAAACGGTTATTTTATCGTGGTTCAAAGCAACTTCCTCCTATACTTTAATATATTTAATTGTTAAGATTAGAAACTTTTGATAAATATGCATTAGTATATTTTTCATTTTTAGTAATGTCTTCTCCAAACCAATCTGGCGGAATAAAATTATTTGCCTCATCAATGCTATCAAATTCTACCTCAACATTTTTAAATCCTTTTAAATTCCCATCATAAATATCTAATTCTGCTTTTAAATTATTATCTATTGGTATAATATATCTAGTTTTTATAATAGGTTGTCCTTGTATTTTTTGCCAAAGATTTTCAAACTCTTCTTTGGTTATTTCTTGTTCTATTTCTTCTCTTTGTATATCACCCTTTCCTTTAAAAGTGAATATATATTTTTCATTTTTTTGTCTTATCCTTAAAACTGGATTTGTACATATATATCCTTGTTTTATATAATATGTTTCACAGTTTTCTAAATTAGGCATATATTTTAACAAAAATTTTCTTTCTATCTCTATATTTTTCATAATATTACACCTCTTTTTATTTTTAATTATAATTTATACTAATATATTTTTCAATTTTTAACATAAAATATATTTTATAAAATTTTTTCTATAATTTTTATAGTTTTTTATACTATTTTTTATATATACTAATATTATATTAATTTTAAAATATTAGTGAGGTTTTTATGAAAATTATATCAAAAAAAGAACTTTTATATAATTTATGTATATTAAAATATATGCTTTTAAATTTTGATAATCAAAAAATTAAAAATATATATTTTATTAATATTAATGCTTTTTGTGATTATTTAGATAGTAAAAATAAGTATAAATATAAGTCTATAAATTTTATAAAATCAATAGAAAAATATATACCTATAAATATTTATGACAATATAGAGTTTTATAGCTTATTAGAAAGTGGTTTAAATAGCTTTAACTTAAATAGTATAAAGTATATAAAGCAAACTTTATATAAAAAATGTATATTGTCATTTTTAGATTTACTTTCAACAAGTAAAACACAAAAAGAATTTTTTATAACATTTAATAATTGCAATAATATTAGAAATTATTATGAAAAGCAATTTTAATTATTTGACATTTTAAAAGTAAGTCTAGTTGTACATCCAAAGTCTTGATTATTAAATATTTCAAAATTTCCATCAATACTTTTCATAGCATTCATGCAGATAGGTATTCCTAAACCACTTCCACCTTTTTTGCTTGTAAAAAATGGTTCGTATATTTTTTCTAAAATACTACTTTCTATACCCTTACCATTATCTATAATATCTACTATAATTTTATTATCTTCAGTATAAATATTTGTTTGTATAAACCCTTCTTTATCTGAAATAGATTCAATACAATTTTTATAAACATTTGATAATATCATAGAAATTTTAGAATAATCTGATATAACATTCATATTTTCTATATTCTCAAAACAATTTATAGAAAACTTTATATGATTATAAATATTAAATTTTTCTATATATTCCTCTATTAGATAAATTATATTTACCTTCTCTTCTTTTTTATCATAGTATTGACTACAATATAACATAAAATCTGATACTATTTCAGATATTTTATTAAGTTCATTTTTTATAACGTTAACATTCTTTTTATAATTATCTAATGCACTTTCAAGCTCTAATAATTCTATATTAGCTTTTATAAGTGATACTGGATTTTTAACCTCGTGAGCTAAAGCTATTGTTATATCTTTTGTTAAATTACTTTCATAAAAATACAAAACCTAATCCTCCATAATTCCCAGTTTCCCTATTATCTACCTTATAATTTTATGGTAACAATAGAATCATACCAACATAAATCTTATCTGGATTATCAATTTGATTTATGTCCATTATTTCTTCTATTTTCCCCCTATTACCATAAAACTTTTTACTTATTAATTCTAAACTATCACCTTCTTTTACCTCATATTTTTTAAGGTTTTCTCTGTTAATAACTGGCTTAGTAGTAGTTTCTGTTGTTGTATCCGTAATAATGTTAGTTGTAGAAACCCTTGTAGTCTCAGTTGTAGACAGGGTAGTTTGTTGTGTAGTATGTGAAATAGTTGTTGTGTTTGGCATATAAGTTGTTTGTTCTGTCTGTTGTGTTGTTTGCTCTGTTATTTGCTCTTTATAGTTTGCATTATTTTGAGCAAATACACTTTGAACATTGTCATCTTTTATTTGGCTTAATATATATCTGTAACTTTCATCTAATTTAGCAAGCCTTTTTTCTAGCTCAGATATTTTATCATCACTTTGTATAAGCCCAGCCCCCATTATAAAACAAATAAGAAATAAAACAGCACTTAAAGATCCAAAAATATTAGACATTTTTTTATATTCTTTTATAGTACTTAACTCTTTACTTCTATTTCTTTCTCTACTAAGGCTAATTAACTTTTCATCTTTAGCCTTGAATTTTTCTTCATATAATTTAGTATTATTAGGTTTATTATTTAACATATACTCACTCATTGCTTCATTTTTTTCATAGTATATTATAAATCCATTAATACTTTCAAAATTGTTGTCAAAAAATTTATAAAAACCTCCAATATTTTCCAGTGGATCACTTAAAAAAAATACTTGATTTTTTTCTTTAAAAGTCTCTTTATGATAATTTATATACCCTTCATTTATATAATCTGAAAACCCCGGTTGAGAATAAAACCACCCCACAATTTTACTATTAGTAAAATATTTATTTATCTGCTCTTCAATATATTCAAAAGATTGCTTGCTTAATTTTACCATACCATCTTCATTTATTGTATGTTTTCCTTTTATAGCCCCATTTATAAAAAGAACATCGTTATTATCAATAGTATATGTATCACCTACTAAAATAGCAATTCTCTCTTCTCCTTTTGAACATTTTGAATACTGTTGCAAATAGGTAAAAACATAATCTTCCATATATATTTTAAGACTATCATCAATATTACCCATTTGTTTTATGTTTTTAGGTAAACTAATAGTATTATCTTCTTTATTCATAAATAACTCTCCTTAGACATATAATTATAAGTTTTGTTGATTTATGAAAATATTACCACATACTATTTACATTTTATGGAAAAAATTGTCAACAGTCAAGATTTTTTTATCCCTATTTATAATTATTTTTTTACAACTTTTAATAGTGATTTACATTTTTTATTGTTTTTTATAATTTAATGACATTTTTTCTAAATTATTTTAATCCTTAAATTAATTATTTTAGTGTATATTTTATTATTTTTTTGAAAAAATATATACTATTATCATCAAAATATTAAAAATTTACACAAAATTTTAAGGAGATATAAAAATTGAATAATATTTTGCACAATAATAATAAAAATTTATCTTGTTATGTAAATTCTAAATCTGAATTTGCATTATTAGAATTTAAACATTATTTTTTTAATATATTAAAAAATTACAAAAATAATCTAAAAACTATAATATTTTTATGTATAGGATCTGATAGAACAACTGGAGATAGCTTAGGGCCTTTGGTTGGATACAAACTTTCAAAGCTTCCATTAAAAAATAATATATTTATATACGGAACACTAGATAGCCCTGTTCATGCTAAAAATTTAAAAGAAACTATAAAAAATATTTATTCAACTCATAAAAATCCTATTTTAATAGCCATAGATGCTTCTTTAGGTGATAAAGAATATATTAACTATATAAGCTTAGGCGAAGGTAGTATAAAACCTGGAGCCGGTATAAATAAAAACTTGCCTTCTGTTGGCGATATTTATATAAAAGGTATAGTAAATAAAACTGGTATGCTAGATTTTTCTGTTTTGCAAAATACAAGGCTTTCTGGTGTTATGAATATGGCAGATATTATATCTTCTGGAATATGGCACTGCATAAGTATGATATAAATCAATAATAAAAAGCTAGAGAAAAATTTCTCTAGCTTTTTATTATTGTATAGGTAAATACGCTATCTTCCAAATTTCATTACTATCTTTTACGACATCAATAGCCATAAGATGGTCAGCATTAAGTTCATATTCTATATAGC containing:
- a CDS encoding TldD/PmbA family protein produces the protein MDIKIFKEKLFKKALENGFTDCEIYYYSGKSQKISILNGEIEKFDNATSGGLSFRGFYNNKVGYSYTEQLSESIIDKLIQYAKENSEIINDEEKEEIYIGDKQYTPVKTFYEEIENIDLDTLIEKALAIEKATLNYDNRIISCNHCIVGKSFSHVYISNTKGLELNKKENYIMAYAGALAKENNIIKSGIDIICAFNINDINPTLIGENAAKKAISYLDATSLPSKNYNIIFENECFSDLLSCFLGNFYAENVQKGFSLLKNKLNQKIANDKITILDEPLMENGYSSSSFDSEGVACYNKTIVENGVLKTYLYNLKTAKKDGVKSTGNGFKNGYKGKVSISTTNFYIKNGDKPLDTLLEDLKDGIYITEISGLHAGVNSISGDFSILSNGYLIENGKKVKSVEQITVAGNFYDMLLNIKDIANDLKFTLNGVGSPSIFVGTLSVSGE
- a CDS encoding NADH peroxidase yields the protein MKKFVCTICGYVHEGNEAPEMCPTCKAPASKFKEQAAGELSWACEHVVGVAQGCPEEIMEGLKMNFEGECCEVGMYLAMSRVAHREGYPEIGMYYQQAAFEEAEHAAKFAELIGEVVTDSTKKNLELRVAAENGATAGKFELAKKAKEFNLDAIHDTVHEMAKDEARHGRAFEGLLNRYFNK
- the spo0A gene encoding sporulation transcription factor Spo0A, which translates into the protein MNHDKITVLIADDNKDFCDILKNYLDKQPDIEVIDVAFDGLQAYNKILELKPDVVLLDEVMPHLDGIGVLEKLQNIKDLKTMCIMLTAVTQERVTQRAFFLGAKHYIAKPFDMELLVSRIKEVKENTNYSKKENKIGINCNSLDLETRVTNILHEIGVPAHIRGYHYMREAIIMAIGDIDVLNYITKELYPSIAKKCNTTPSRVERAIRHAIEVAWSRGRIDAIDSLFGYTINNHKGKPTNSEFIALIADRLRLELKTG
- a CDS encoding CYTH domain-containing protein, translated to MKNIEIERKFLLKYMPNLENCETYYIKQGYICTNPVLRIRQKNEKYIFTFKGKGDIQREEIEQEITKEEFENLWQKIQGQPIIKTRYIIPIDNNLKAELDIYDGNLKGFKNVEVEFDSIDEANNFIPPDWFGEDITKNEKYTNAYLSKVSNLNN
- a CDS encoding ATP-binding protein; translation: MYFYESNLTKDITIALAHEVKNPVSLIKANIELLELESALDNYKKNVNVIKNELNKISEIVSDFMLYCSQYYDKKEEKVNIIYLIEEYIEKFNIYNHIKFSINCFENIENMNVISDYSKISMILSNVYKNCIESISDKEGFIQTNIYTEDNKIIVDIIDNGKGIESSILEKIYEPFFTSKKGGSGLGIPICMNAMKSIDGNFEIFNNQDFGCTTRLTFKMSNN
- a CDS encoding LysM peptidoglycan-binding domain-containing protein, encoding MNKEDNTISLPKNIKQMGNIDDSLKIYMEDYVFTYLQQYSKCSKGEERIAILVGDTYTIDNNDVLFINGAIKGKHTINEDGMVKLSKQSFEYIEEQINKYFTNSKIVGWFYSQPGFSDYINEGYINYHKETFKEKNQVFFLSDPLENIGGFYKFFDNNFESINGFIIYYEKNEAMSEYMLNNKPNNTKLYEEKFKAKDEKLISLSRERNRSKELSTIKEYKKMSNIFGSLSAVLFLICFIMGAGLIQSDDKISELEKRLAKLDESYRYILSQIKDDNVQSVFAQNNANYKEQITEQTTQQTEQTTYMPNTTTISHTTQQTTLSTTETTRVSTTNIITDTTTETTTKPVINRENLKKYEVKEGDSLELISKKFYGNRGKIEEIMDINQIDNPDKIYVGMILLLP
- the yyaC gene encoding spore protease YyaC translates to MNNILHNNNKNLSCYVNSKSEFALLEFKHYFFNILKNYKNNLKTIIFLCIGSDRTTGDSLGPLVGYKLSKLPLKNNIFIYGTLDSPVHAKNLKETIKNIYSTHKNPILIAIDASLGDKEYINYISLGEGSIKPGAGINKNLPSVGDIYIKGIVNKTGMLDFSVLQNTRLSGVMNMADIISSGIWHCISMI